GCACGCGGTGAGCCGGGCGGCGGCGATGTCGCTGATGCTGACGCTGCCGTACGTGCGGGCGGACGACACCTCGAAGTCGCGGCCGGTGGCGAATCCGCCGACGGCGGCGTCGGTCGTGGTGGCGGGCTTGTGCGGGCTGGCTCCCTTCGCGCTGTTGCCGGCACGGATGGCATGGGCGCTCTTGCCGGTGGTGCTGGCGCGGGTGACCCTGGGGCGCTGGTTTGCGCGGCGGATCGGTGGTTATACGGGCGACTGCCTGGGCGCGACGCAGCAGGTGGCAGAAGTCATGGTGTACCTCACGGTGGTGGCCCTGGCATGAGCGGCGTGACGCACAAAAGTGGCGCGGACCGCGTGAGCCGCGCGGGTGGCAGAAGCGTGACACTGATCCGGCACACCCGCGTGGCCGGGCTGGCGGGGCTGTGTTACGGGCGGACGGATGTCGGCGTCGCGGAGACGTTCGCCGAGGAAGTGGCGGCGGTGCGTGCGGCCCTGGCGGGAGTCGACGGCGCGGAGGGCGGGCGACGGTTGGTCTTCACCAGCCCGAGCCAGCGGTGTCGGCGACTGGCGGCGGAGTTGGGCGCGGTGGACGTGCGGGTGGACGCGCGGCTGATGGAGTTGGATTTCGGGGCATGGGAGAACCGGGCGTGGGCGGACGTGCCTCGAACGGAGATCGACGCATGGGCGCGGGACTACGTGCGCGGAGCGCCGCCCGGAGGGGAGAGCTTTGCGGCGCTGGCGGAACGGGTGGCGGCGTTTCGCGCGGCGCTGCCCGAGGAGGAGAACGTCGTGGTCGTGACCCACGCCGGCGTGATCCGCGCCTGGCTTTGCGGGGAAGAAGGCCGGCCGCTGGAGCGGGCGTTCGAGCGG
The Opitutus sp. ER46 DNA segment above includes these coding regions:
- the cobC gene encoding alpha-ribazole phosphatase family protein; translation: MTLIRHTRVAGLAGLCYGRTDVGVAETFAEEVAAVRAALAGVDGAEGGRRLVFTSPSQRCRRLAAELGAVDVRVDARLMELDFGAWENRAWADVPRTEIDAWARDYVRGAPPGGESFAALAERVAAFRAALPEEENVVVVTHAGVIRAWLCGEEGRPLERAFERDVMFGEVVRLGCR